One Halichoerus grypus chromosome 1, mHalGry1.hap1.1, whole genome shotgun sequence genomic region harbors:
- the SPTSSB gene encoding serine palmitoyltransferase small subunit B yields the protein MDFKRVKDYFSWLYYQYQIISCCAVLEPWEQSMFNTILLTIFAMVVYTAYVFIPIHIRLAWEFFSKMCGYHSTISN from the coding sequence ATGGATTTCAAGCGTGTGAAGGACTATTTCTCCTGGCTCTACTATCAATACCAAATCATTAGCTGCTGTGCTGTCTTGGAGCCCTGGGAGCAATCCATGTTCAATACCATCTTACTGACCATTTTTGCTATGGTGGTGTATACCGCCTATGTTTTTATCCCAATCCACATTCGTCTGGCTTGGGAATTTTTCTCCAAAATGTGTGGCTATCACAGTACAATTTCTAATTGA